A stretch of Antennarius striatus isolate MH-2024 chromosome 6, ASM4005453v1, whole genome shotgun sequence DNA encodes these proteins:
- the sipa1l3 gene encoding signal-induced proliferation-associated 1-like protein 3 isoform X1 produces the protein MNSYRDRGVTCTSSDLLDGGGGGGLPQHIQFHHTPNGHPAPGPTDSTIQPRVSVPKMGVRARIAEWPPRRVQSRESLLENGQTVSNRHGDDGSTSASSSVLSADIGLVRGGIARLPRRRSKDTEFRAGGFCGERGSPISLRVFPPLRQRSNSEVTLSEQDENEVETRGGGGVGNLFREYGSTSSIDIQGIPEQSFFDMLSQFHQERPDQRSSAPVQLGELLRSPHSPPNAPLPSAPSPGPTGGDDRGTGRKDGAERVRKKSGGMESSLGTSSLFRKLRSSSRGELDGGKGETSEDGGGRGSVDASYKPWVCPKSFVHYDAQSILFDLHEAAAQRGFAAQRRNTATGASAASATHSMSRSSVPSENEPVYSSIEDLTLSLDPGSIAAPLGMDPLDGPPGPPLLLCCPHFLNETGGHGERNISFISSSAERGDGGGGGRTRGWLRKSNASVSVLEVAVEQQVTRLERLKLYSIEHVDLGARYYRDYFHGKEHSNYFGTDEKMGAMAVSIRREKLEDTKDLKDQYQYRLIVRTRELVTQRGSVLEDAVASTARHGTLRGLPLKEVLEQVVPELNISCLRLAVNTPKVTEQLLKLDEQGLSQKHKVGVLLCRAGQSTEEEMYNNEEASSAFAAFLELLGEQVLLKGFTKYAAQLDTKTDSTGTHSLYTTYQGYEVMFHVSTMLPYMPNNPQQLLRKRHIGNDIVTIIFQEPGALPFTPQNIRSHFQHVFVIVRVHNPCSESTCYSVAVTRMKDVPPFGPPIPSGVTFRDPEAFRNFLLAKIINAENAAHKSEKFHTMATRTRQEYLRDLAENYVSNTPLDSAGKLNNLISLASKKRERSKAREGAELGAAGAVAWRVLAQDFSGGGSEVSCALGLSAEYVLLIDCSTKEVVFNCFCADVIGWTPERLALKIFYGRGDHIAVRVPEGCAQDIREVVQRLKSLTVGCETVDMTLRRNGLGQLGFHVRLDGTVAEVEEYGFAWQAGLRQGSRLVEICKVAAVTLTHEQMIDLLRTSVTVKVVIIPPYEEGGPRRGCTEEHEMKTIEQKPEPEPLAAGYRPSPRPTWRWDSPPIPPGLHSAPNTQRWAPMGPPPPPLPRSHKALMPVPYREPQHFNAKRPVSYPENHYSLSPAGSDRLLPYRNPSASFSSPSSGLVNLSTIGPPGVTPGPFVRYKPSPDRYGTGQRPPLPYEPHLSVDMTSSGESSSGFTSQDSTMERCKTEPLWHVPASSRGPIGGGGQRRLARQDVLGKESPNRNSKGETQYSSHSSSNTLSSNASSSHSDERWFDGGPGGERGVGSCLGDPAITDPELNKGGSNDSGIDASTHYNSSRHGNMSNCYPTHSAVQELSVGRSSSGGETRRRESSPIIPATANQSKGYRTRTFPPPGSSAEKMDAFKPRAYTPQGYRTPPADKTRTVRAATTTPTSAQLCSIPLSSSAPKALYGKSRLPTWQAEDASPSLPNAAAPSCSDSSSKKQVDTNSKNVFGQPRLRASLRDLRSPRRTYKSTIEDDLKKLIIMDNPGETPQRDPSPRRTLQRTFSDESLCSGRRDSSFANSDNQMAPGDLLFTSTLPTRRHAASSNHVQDKKVPLSASELSLTEARDKVPPLRRLDPGLMPLPDTACGLEWSSLVNAAKAYEAQRAVSLLSLTEPQVGGPDMRPVISPVQFHTPQTPRTTPTFSSDEVPNDLSGRLHHLEVMLKQLNNDLEREKQDKVVLLAEMADLRENNQRLQVESLTASEQLRKFSKLLTNLDKSDGDRQARSFTHEADAKRE, from the exons ATGAACAGCTACAGAGACAGAGGGGTCACTTGCACCTCCTCAGACCTCCTGGATggcgggggaggaggagggctgCCCCAACACATCCAGTTTCACCACACCCCAAATGGCCACCCTGCTCCTGGCCCGACCGACTCCACCATCCAGCCTCGGGTGTCCGTTCCCAAAATGGGCGTCCGGGCACGGATCGCCGAATGGCCCCCACGGCGAGTGCAATCCAGGGAGTCACTACTTGAAAACGGACAAACGGTCAGCAACCGCCACGGAGACGACGGCTCTACTTCAGCTTCCTCGTCGGTTTTGTCAGCTGACATCGGGTTGGTGCGGGGTGGAATTGCCAGGTTGCCTCGACGGCGATCGAAAGACACAGAATTCCGAGCAGGAGGTTTTTGCGGGGAAAGAGGCTCACCTATAAGCCTTAGAGTGTTTCCCCCACTGAGACAGCGCTCCAACAGCGAGGTGACTCTGAGTGaacaggatgaaaatgag GTGGAGACTCGTGGAGGTGGCGGAGTGGGGAACCtgttcagagaatatggcagcaCCTCTTCCATCGACATCCAGGGCATTCCTGAGCAGAGCTTCTTCGACATGCTCAGCCAGTTCCACCAGGAGAGGCCCGACCAGCGCAGCTCGGCACCCGTTCAACTCGGAGAGCTTCTGCGCTCCCCACACTCGCCGCCAAACGCGCCCCTCCCTTCCGCCCCATCGCCTGGTCCCACAGGAGGTGACGACCGAGGgacaggaaggaaggacggagCTGAAAGGGTGCGGAAGAAAAGTGGCGGGATGGAATCTTCGTTGGGCACCTcctctttgttcaggaaactcAGGAGCTCCAGTCGTGGTGAACTGGATGGAGGGAAGGGAGAGACGAGTGAggatgggggaggaagaggtTCGGTAGATGCCTCTTATAAACCGTGGGTGTGCCCCAAGAGCTTTGTCCACTATGATGCTCAAAGCATCCTGTTTGACCTCCacgaggcagcggcgcagcgGGGCTTCGCCGCCCAGAGGAGGAACACCGCCACGGGGGCATCGGCTGCTTCAGCAACCCACTCCATGTCCAGGTCCTCGGTGCCGAGCGAGAATGAGCCGGTTTACTCCAGCATAGAAGACCTGACCCTGAGCCTGGACCCCGGCTCTATAGCAGCCCCACTGGGCATGGACCCTCTGGATGGCCCTCCCGGACCCCCACTACTGCTCTGCTGCCCCCATTTCCTCAATGAGACGGGAGGCCACGGGGAGCGAAACATCAGCTTCATCAGCTCTTCAGCAGAgcgaggagacggaggaggaggaggcagaacgAGAGGCTGGCTGAGGAAGAGTAACGCCAGCGTGTCGGTGCTGGAGGTGGCCGTGGAGCAGCAGGTGACGAGGCTGGAGAGACTAAAACTGTACAGCATCGAGCACGTCGACCTGGGGGCCAGGTACTACAGGGACTACTTCCATGGGAAAG AACACTCCAACTACTTTGGGACCGATGAGAAGATGGGCGCCATGGCTGTGAGCATCCGCAGGGAGAAACTGGAAGACACCAAAGACCTGAAAGACCAGTACCAGTATCGCCTTATCGTTAGAACAAGAGAG CTGGTGACCCAGCGCGGCTCCGTCTTAGAGGACGCGGTGGCGTCTACGGCGAGGCACGGCACGTTGCGAGGTCTGCCGCTCAAGGAGGTCCTGGAGCAGGTCGTCCCAGAGCTCAACATCTCCTGCTTGAGACTCGCAGTGAACACGCCAAAAGTGACAGAGCAGCTCCTCAAACTGGACGAACAGGGG TTGAGTCAGAAGCACAAGGTGGGTGTTCTGCTGTGCCGCGCCGgtcagagcacagaggaagagatgtACAACAACGAGGAGGCGTCGTCCGCCTTCGCTGCCTtcctggagctgctgggggagcaggTGCTCCTCAAAGGATTCACCAAATATGCTGCACAGCTTGACACAAAGA CCGACTCCACAGGCACCCACTCCCTCTACACCACCTACCAGGGCTATGAGGTCATGTTCCACGTGTCCACCATGCTGCCGTACATGCCCAACAACCCCCAGCAG cTCTTGAGAAAGAGGCACATCGGAAACGACATCGTCACCATAATCTTTCAGGAGCCGGGAGCGTTGCCTTTCACACCTCAGAATATTCGCTCTCACTTCCAACACGTCTTTGTTATCGTCCGTGTGCACAACCCTTGCTCTGAAAGCACCTGTTACAG tGTTGCTGTGACAAGAATGAAGGACGTGCCTCCCTTCGGTCCACCCATTCCCAGCGGTGTCACCTTCAGAGACCCGGAGGCCTTCCGAAACTTCCTCCTCGCCAAAATTATCAACGCTGAAAATGCAGCGCACAAGTCTGAGAAGTTCCACACCATGGCAACGCGTACGCGGCAGGAATACCTGCGCGACCTGGCTGAGAACTACGTCAGCAACACGCCGCTCGATTCCGCCGGCAAGCTGAACAACCTCATCTCCCTCGCGTCCAAAAAGCGCGAGCGCTCCAAGGcgagggagggggcggagctgggGGCCGCCGGGGCTGTGGCCTGGAGAGTCCTAGCCCAGGACTTCAGCGGCGGTGGATCGGAGGTGTCCTGCGCCTTGGGTTTGTCGGCTGAATACGTCCTCCTGATAGACTGCTCCACCAAAGAGGTGGTGTTTAACTGCTTCTGTGCCGACGTGATTGGCTGGACGCCTGAGCGGCTGGCGCTGAAGATCTTCTACGGCAGAGGAGACCACATCGCTGTGCGGGTCCCAGAGGGCTGCGCTCAGGACATCAGGGAGGTGGTGCAGAGATTGAAG TCGCTGACCGTGGGCTGCGAGACGGTTGATATGACTTTGAGGAGAAACGGACTGGGACAGCTGGGATTCCACGTACGTCTGGATGGCACCGTGGCTGAG GTGGAGGAGTACGGCTTCGCCTGGCAGGCCGGACTGAGGCAGGGCAGTCGGCTGGTGGAGATCTGCAAAGTTGCTGCGGTGACGTTAACTCACGAGCAGATGATCGACCTGCTGAGAACGTCGGTCACGGTCAAAGTGGTCATCATTCCTCCGTACGAAGAAGGCGGCCCTCGCAG GGGCTGCACAGAGGAGCATGAGATGAAGACCATCGAGCAGAAGCCTGAGCCTGAGCCTCTTGCTGCCGGGTACCGGCCCTCCCCTCGCCCGACGTGGCGATGGGACAGCCCGCCCATTCCTCCAGGGCTACACAGTGCCCCCAACACACAGCGCTGGGCCCCCATGggtccccctcctcctccactgcccCGTTCACACAAAGCCCTGATGCCTGTTCCCTACAGGGAGCCCCAGCACTTCAATGCCAAGAG GCCGGTGAGCTACCCAGAGAACCACTACAGCCTGTCTCCTGCAGGAAGTGACAGACTGCTTCCCTACAGAAACCCCTCAGCCAGcttctcctcaccctcctcaggCCTGGTCAATCTGTCCACCATCGGACCACCTGGAGTCACACCGGGCCCCTTCGTACGCTACAAACCCTCaccagacag GTATGGAACCGGACAGCGCCCCCCACTGCCCTATGAGCCCCACCTCAGTGTGGACATGACCTCCAGTGGGGAGTCGTCGTCAGGCTTCACCAGTCAGGACAGCACCATGGAACGCTGCAAAACAG AACCCCTCTGGCATGTGCCGGCGTCATCGAGGGGACCGATCGGCGGGGGAGGTCAGAGGCGACTGGCGAGACAGGATGTCCTGGGGAAGGAATCTCCGAACAGAAATTCGAAG GGTGAGACTCAGTACTCCAGTCACTCCAGCAGCAACACGCTGTCCAGCAACGCCTCCAGCAGCCACAGCGACGAGCGCTGGTTCGACGGGGGGCCCGGAGGAGAGCGAGGAGTCGGCAGTTGCCTCGGCGACCCAGCCATCACCGACCCTGAGCTGAACAAGGGGGGGTCTAACGACAGCGGCATCGATGCCTCCACCCACTACAACAGCTCCCGCCACGGGAACATGTCCAACTGCTACCCCACCCACAGCGCCGTCCAGGAGCTGTCGGTGGGACGGAGCAGCAGCGGGGGAGAAACCAGGAGACGCGAGTCGTCCCCCATCATACcggccacagccaatcagagcaaaGGGTACCGGACCAGGACGTTCCCTCCTCCTGGCTCCAGCGCTGAGAAAATGGATGCATTCAAGCCCAG GGCCTACACGCCTCAGGGCTACAGGACTCCACCAGCCGACAAAACTCGGACCGTCCGGGCCGCCAcgaccacacccacttccgctCAGCTATGCTCCATCCCATTGTCCAGCTCCGCCCCCAAGGCCTTATATGGGAAGAGCAGACTGCCGACCTGGCAGGCCGAAGACGCGAGCCCCTCACTTCCAAACGCAGCCGCGCCCTCCTGCTCTGACAGCAGCAGCAAGAA GCAGGTGGACACGAATTCCAAAAACGTTTTTGGTCAACCTCGGCTCAGAGCTTCACTGAGAGACCTGCGTTCTCCACGAAGGACGTACAAAAGCACAATCGAAGACGACCTGAAGAAACTGATCATCATGGACAACCCGGGAGAGACGCCTCAAAGAGATCCG TCTCCCAGACGAACGCTGCAGCGCACCTTCTCAGACGAGTCGCTCTGCAGCGGCCGCAGAGATTCCAGCTTCGCCAACTCTGACAACCAGATGGCCCCCGGTGACCTGCTGTTCACCTCCACCCTCCCCACACGCAGACACGCCGCGTCCTCCAACCACGTTCAGGACAAGAAAG TGCCTCTGTCTGCCTCGGAGTTGTCTCTCACAGAGGCTAGAGACAAAGTTCCCCCCCTGAGGAGGCTCGATCCCGGCCTGATGCCTCTTCCTGACACGGCCTGCGGTCTGGAGTGGTCCAGTTTGGTCAACGCCGCCAAAGCCTACGAAG CACAAAGAGCAGTTTCCCTCTTGTCGCTGACGGAGCCACAGGTCGGTGGTCCAGACATGAGGCCGGtcatcagtccagtccagtTTCACACTCCTCAAACGCCTCGAACCACACCCACCTTCAGCAG TGACGAGGTGCCCAACGATCTGTCTGGACGACTCCACCACCTGGAAGTGATGCTGAAACAGCTGAACAACGACTTGGAGAGA GAGAAGCAGGACAAAGTCGTTCTGCTGGCAGAGATGGCCGACCTGAGAGAGAACAACCAGCGTCTGCAGGTGGAGAGCCTGACGGCCAGCGAGCAGCTGCGTAAATTCAGCAAGCTCCTCACCAACCTGGACAAGAGCGACGGCGACCGCCAGGCGCGCTCCTTCACACACGAAGCTGACGCTAAGAGGGAGTGA
- the sipa1l3 gene encoding signal-induced proliferation-associated 1-like protein 3 isoform X2, translating to MNSYRDRGVTCTSSDLLDGGGGGGLPQHIQFHHTPNGHPAPGPTDSTIQPRVSVPKMGVRARIAEWPPRRVQSRESLLENGQTVSNRHGDDGSTSASSSVLSADIGLVRGGIARLPRRRSKDTEFRAGGFCGERGSPISLRVFPPLRQRSNSEVTLSEQDENEVETRGGGGVGNLFREYGSTSSIDIQGIPEQSFFDMLSQFHQERPDQRSSAPVQLGELLRSPHSPPNAPLPSAPSPGPTGGDDRGTGRKDGAERVRKKSGGMESSLGTSSLFRKLRSSSRGELDGGKGETSEDGGGRGSVDASYKPWVCPKSFVHYDAQSILFDLHEAAAQRGFAAQRRNTATGASAASATHSMSRSSVPSENEPVYSSIEDLTLSLDPGSIAAPLGMDPLDGPPGPPLLLCCPHFLNETGGHGERNISFISSSAERGDGGGGGRTRGWLRKSNASVSVLEVAVEQQVTRLERLKLYSIEHVDLGARYYRDYFHGKEHSNYFGTDEKMGAMAVSIRREKLEDTKDLKDQYQYRLIVRTRELVTQRGSVLEDAVASTARHGTLRGLPLKEVLEQVVPELNISCLRLAVNTPKVTEQLLKLDEQGLSQKHKVGVLLCRAGQSTEEEMYNNEEASSAFAAFLELLGEQVLLKGFTKYAAQLDTKTDSTGTHSLYTTYQGYEVMFHVSTMLPYMPNNPQQLLRKRHIGNDIVTIIFQEPGALPFTPQNIRSHFQHVFVIVRVHNPCSESTCYSVAVTRMKDVPPFGPPIPSGVTFRDPEAFRNFLLAKIINAENAAHKSEKFHTMATRTRQEYLRDLAENYVSNTPLDSAGKLNNLISLASKKRERSKAREGAELGAAGAVAWRVLAQDFSGGGSEVSCALGLSAEYVLLIDCSTKEVVFNCFCADVIGWTPERLALKIFYGRGDHIAVRVPEGCAQDIREVVQRLKSLTVGCETVDMTLRRNGLGQLGFHVRLDGTVAEVEEYGFAWQAGLRQGSRLVEICKVAAVTLTHEQMIDLLRTSVTVKVVIIPPYEEGGPRRGCTEEHEMKTIEQKPEPEPLAAGYRPSPRPTWRWDSPPIPPGLHSAPNTQRWAPMGPPPPPLPRSHKALMPVPYREPQHFNAKRPVSYPENHYSLSPAGSDRLLPYRNPSASFSSPSSGLVNLSTIGPPGVTPGPFVRYKPSPDRYGTGQRPPLPYEPHLSVDMTSSGESSSGFTSQDSTMERCKTEPLWHVPASSRGPIGGGGQRRLARQDVLGKESPNRNSKGETQYSSHSSSNTLSSNASSSHSDERWFDGGPGGERGVGSCLGDPAITDPELNKGGSNDSGIDASTHYNSSRHGNMSNCYPTHSAVQELSVGRSSSGGETRRRESSPIIPATANQSKGYRTRTFPPPGSSAEKMDAFKPRQVDTNSKNVFGQPRLRASLRDLRSPRRTYKSTIEDDLKKLIIMDNPGETPQRDPSPRRTLQRTFSDESLCSGRRDSSFANSDNQMAPGDLLFTSTLPTRRHAASSNHVQDKKVPLSASELSLTEARDKVPPLRRLDPGLMPLPDTACGLEWSSLVNAAKAYEAQRAVSLLSLTEPQVGGPDMRPVISPVQFHTPQTPRTTPTFSSDEVPNDLSGRLHHLEVMLKQLNNDLEREKQDKVVLLAEMADLRENNQRLQVESLTASEQLRKFSKLLTNLDKSDGDRQARSFTHEADAKRE from the exons ATGAACAGCTACAGAGACAGAGGGGTCACTTGCACCTCCTCAGACCTCCTGGATggcgggggaggaggagggctgCCCCAACACATCCAGTTTCACCACACCCCAAATGGCCACCCTGCTCCTGGCCCGACCGACTCCACCATCCAGCCTCGGGTGTCCGTTCCCAAAATGGGCGTCCGGGCACGGATCGCCGAATGGCCCCCACGGCGAGTGCAATCCAGGGAGTCACTACTTGAAAACGGACAAACGGTCAGCAACCGCCACGGAGACGACGGCTCTACTTCAGCTTCCTCGTCGGTTTTGTCAGCTGACATCGGGTTGGTGCGGGGTGGAATTGCCAGGTTGCCTCGACGGCGATCGAAAGACACAGAATTCCGAGCAGGAGGTTTTTGCGGGGAAAGAGGCTCACCTATAAGCCTTAGAGTGTTTCCCCCACTGAGACAGCGCTCCAACAGCGAGGTGACTCTGAGTGaacaggatgaaaatgag GTGGAGACTCGTGGAGGTGGCGGAGTGGGGAACCtgttcagagaatatggcagcaCCTCTTCCATCGACATCCAGGGCATTCCTGAGCAGAGCTTCTTCGACATGCTCAGCCAGTTCCACCAGGAGAGGCCCGACCAGCGCAGCTCGGCACCCGTTCAACTCGGAGAGCTTCTGCGCTCCCCACACTCGCCGCCAAACGCGCCCCTCCCTTCCGCCCCATCGCCTGGTCCCACAGGAGGTGACGACCGAGGgacaggaaggaaggacggagCTGAAAGGGTGCGGAAGAAAAGTGGCGGGATGGAATCTTCGTTGGGCACCTcctctttgttcaggaaactcAGGAGCTCCAGTCGTGGTGAACTGGATGGAGGGAAGGGAGAGACGAGTGAggatgggggaggaagaggtTCGGTAGATGCCTCTTATAAACCGTGGGTGTGCCCCAAGAGCTTTGTCCACTATGATGCTCAAAGCATCCTGTTTGACCTCCacgaggcagcggcgcagcgGGGCTTCGCCGCCCAGAGGAGGAACACCGCCACGGGGGCATCGGCTGCTTCAGCAACCCACTCCATGTCCAGGTCCTCGGTGCCGAGCGAGAATGAGCCGGTTTACTCCAGCATAGAAGACCTGACCCTGAGCCTGGACCCCGGCTCTATAGCAGCCCCACTGGGCATGGACCCTCTGGATGGCCCTCCCGGACCCCCACTACTGCTCTGCTGCCCCCATTTCCTCAATGAGACGGGAGGCCACGGGGAGCGAAACATCAGCTTCATCAGCTCTTCAGCAGAgcgaggagacggaggaggaggaggcagaacgAGAGGCTGGCTGAGGAAGAGTAACGCCAGCGTGTCGGTGCTGGAGGTGGCCGTGGAGCAGCAGGTGACGAGGCTGGAGAGACTAAAACTGTACAGCATCGAGCACGTCGACCTGGGGGCCAGGTACTACAGGGACTACTTCCATGGGAAAG AACACTCCAACTACTTTGGGACCGATGAGAAGATGGGCGCCATGGCTGTGAGCATCCGCAGGGAGAAACTGGAAGACACCAAAGACCTGAAAGACCAGTACCAGTATCGCCTTATCGTTAGAACAAGAGAG CTGGTGACCCAGCGCGGCTCCGTCTTAGAGGACGCGGTGGCGTCTACGGCGAGGCACGGCACGTTGCGAGGTCTGCCGCTCAAGGAGGTCCTGGAGCAGGTCGTCCCAGAGCTCAACATCTCCTGCTTGAGACTCGCAGTGAACACGCCAAAAGTGACAGAGCAGCTCCTCAAACTGGACGAACAGGGG TTGAGTCAGAAGCACAAGGTGGGTGTTCTGCTGTGCCGCGCCGgtcagagcacagaggaagagatgtACAACAACGAGGAGGCGTCGTCCGCCTTCGCTGCCTtcctggagctgctgggggagcaggTGCTCCTCAAAGGATTCACCAAATATGCTGCACAGCTTGACACAAAGA CCGACTCCACAGGCACCCACTCCCTCTACACCACCTACCAGGGCTATGAGGTCATGTTCCACGTGTCCACCATGCTGCCGTACATGCCCAACAACCCCCAGCAG cTCTTGAGAAAGAGGCACATCGGAAACGACATCGTCACCATAATCTTTCAGGAGCCGGGAGCGTTGCCTTTCACACCTCAGAATATTCGCTCTCACTTCCAACACGTCTTTGTTATCGTCCGTGTGCACAACCCTTGCTCTGAAAGCACCTGTTACAG tGTTGCTGTGACAAGAATGAAGGACGTGCCTCCCTTCGGTCCACCCATTCCCAGCGGTGTCACCTTCAGAGACCCGGAGGCCTTCCGAAACTTCCTCCTCGCCAAAATTATCAACGCTGAAAATGCAGCGCACAAGTCTGAGAAGTTCCACACCATGGCAACGCGTACGCGGCAGGAATACCTGCGCGACCTGGCTGAGAACTACGTCAGCAACACGCCGCTCGATTCCGCCGGCAAGCTGAACAACCTCATCTCCCTCGCGTCCAAAAAGCGCGAGCGCTCCAAGGcgagggagggggcggagctgggGGCCGCCGGGGCTGTGGCCTGGAGAGTCCTAGCCCAGGACTTCAGCGGCGGTGGATCGGAGGTGTCCTGCGCCTTGGGTTTGTCGGCTGAATACGTCCTCCTGATAGACTGCTCCACCAAAGAGGTGGTGTTTAACTGCTTCTGTGCCGACGTGATTGGCTGGACGCCTGAGCGGCTGGCGCTGAAGATCTTCTACGGCAGAGGAGACCACATCGCTGTGCGGGTCCCAGAGGGCTGCGCTCAGGACATCAGGGAGGTGGTGCAGAGATTGAAG TCGCTGACCGTGGGCTGCGAGACGGTTGATATGACTTTGAGGAGAAACGGACTGGGACAGCTGGGATTCCACGTACGTCTGGATGGCACCGTGGCTGAG GTGGAGGAGTACGGCTTCGCCTGGCAGGCCGGACTGAGGCAGGGCAGTCGGCTGGTGGAGATCTGCAAAGTTGCTGCGGTGACGTTAACTCACGAGCAGATGATCGACCTGCTGAGAACGTCGGTCACGGTCAAAGTGGTCATCATTCCTCCGTACGAAGAAGGCGGCCCTCGCAG GGGCTGCACAGAGGAGCATGAGATGAAGACCATCGAGCAGAAGCCTGAGCCTGAGCCTCTTGCTGCCGGGTACCGGCCCTCCCCTCGCCCGACGTGGCGATGGGACAGCCCGCCCATTCCTCCAGGGCTACACAGTGCCCCCAACACACAGCGCTGGGCCCCCATGggtccccctcctcctccactgcccCGTTCACACAAAGCCCTGATGCCTGTTCCCTACAGGGAGCCCCAGCACTTCAATGCCAAGAG GCCGGTGAGCTACCCAGAGAACCACTACAGCCTGTCTCCTGCAGGAAGTGACAGACTGCTTCCCTACAGAAACCCCTCAGCCAGcttctcctcaccctcctcaggCCTGGTCAATCTGTCCACCATCGGACCACCTGGAGTCACACCGGGCCCCTTCGTACGCTACAAACCCTCaccagacag GTATGGAACCGGACAGCGCCCCCCACTGCCCTATGAGCCCCACCTCAGTGTGGACATGACCTCCAGTGGGGAGTCGTCGTCAGGCTTCACCAGTCAGGACAGCACCATGGAACGCTGCAAAACAG AACCCCTCTGGCATGTGCCGGCGTCATCGAGGGGACCGATCGGCGGGGGAGGTCAGAGGCGACTGGCGAGACAGGATGTCCTGGGGAAGGAATCTCCGAACAGAAATTCGAAG GGTGAGACTCAGTACTCCAGTCACTCCAGCAGCAACACGCTGTCCAGCAACGCCTCCAGCAGCCACAGCGACGAGCGCTGGTTCGACGGGGGGCCCGGAGGAGAGCGAGGAGTCGGCAGTTGCCTCGGCGACCCAGCCATCACCGACCCTGAGCTGAACAAGGGGGGGTCTAACGACAGCGGCATCGATGCCTCCACCCACTACAACAGCTCCCGCCACGGGAACATGTCCAACTGCTACCCCACCCACAGCGCCGTCCAGGAGCTGTCGGTGGGACGGAGCAGCAGCGGGGGAGAAACCAGGAGACGCGAGTCGTCCCCCATCATACcggccacagccaatcagagcaaaGGGTACCGGACCAGGACGTTCCCTCCTCCTGGCTCCAGCGCTGAGAAAATGGATGCATTCAAGCCCAG GCAGGTGGACACGAATTCCAAAAACGTTTTTGGTCAACCTCGGCTCAGAGCTTCACTGAGAGACCTGCGTTCTCCACGAAGGACGTACAAAAGCACAATCGAAGACGACCTGAAGAAACTGATCATCATGGACAACCCGGGAGAGACGCCTCAAAGAGATCCG TCTCCCAGACGAACGCTGCAGCGCACCTTCTCAGACGAGTCGCTCTGCAGCGGCCGCAGAGATTCCAGCTTCGCCAACTCTGACAACCAGATGGCCCCCGGTGACCTGCTGTTCACCTCCACCCTCCCCACACGCAGACACGCCGCGTCCTCCAACCACGTTCAGGACAAGAAAG TGCCTCTGTCTGCCTCGGAGTTGTCTCTCACAGAGGCTAGAGACAAAGTTCCCCCCCTGAGGAGGCTCGATCCCGGCCTGATGCCTCTTCCTGACACGGCCTGCGGTCTGGAGTGGTCCAGTTTGGTCAACGCCGCCAAAGCCTACGAAG CACAAAGAGCAGTTTCCCTCTTGTCGCTGACGGAGCCACAGGTCGGTGGTCCAGACATGAGGCCGGtcatcagtccagtccagtTTCACACTCCTCAAACGCCTCGAACCACACCCACCTTCAGCAG TGACGAGGTGCCCAACGATCTGTCTGGACGACTCCACCACCTGGAAGTGATGCTGAAACAGCTGAACAACGACTTGGAGAGA GAGAAGCAGGACAAAGTCGTTCTGCTGGCAGAGATGGCCGACCTGAGAGAGAACAACCAGCGTCTGCAGGTGGAGAGCCTGACGGCCAGCGAGCAGCTGCGTAAATTCAGCAAGCTCCTCACCAACCTGGACAAGAGCGACGGCGACCGCCAGGCGCGCTCCTTCACACACGAAGCTGACGCTAAGAGGGAGTGA